One genomic window of Pelagibaculum spongiae includes the following:
- a CDS encoding zinc-dependent metalloprotease family protein yields MKTFLNFQQRVGLMFLLLLSSSTSWAINLTPNSNNVINGQIPGIYSEINFSTYDRNWINDIKLPPNAQIGTTIRISSNTTAPSAIRGVFTGISGLTKDVSIPLLEGQSYLFTKRSGDWDIHGDTVVRWSPNSIGSQLPVTDATIIIYFVSNHNWTSSISFPASAPKDALLIVASQAYWDSSFNDTGVLVNANRHAIKYRDLYMYQYDTDEEKWSLVIAPVRSLAPNALLNGHEIPRPTSPLTVLSLGDGSWTGRTTLPTQAFDRDRVRITSTATWQSQISHQGVEDNIGSLSVNRGDVYEFMYAGNEQEWKLLKSPVTRYLVRDLPYGSIPPLITPNMRVSAYNDNWRPVVRLSRHATNGDRITIASDANLEFKVTASDSPLLGEVFVNRGDEIQFLRTDNRWVRATETISMLLAYSDAVANSLGENGARARMYESFRLTNAALRNSNVNARLKLAGIIKMTVPGNDAGNVVYNMARSESEMLRVRLELEADSVFYLGVQTGACGLAYRNHNALSYYGKDYHRNYMVALGRLGCGTSVMRHEFGHNMGLEHCNGGQNGYGHGYKGSVMCGNRAPYYSSPNFYNDLLLPRGIENQHDAVRVINENAPVVSNFFQE; encoded by the coding sequence ATGAAAACATTTTTAAATTTCCAACAACGAGTTGGACTGATGTTTCTACTCTTGCTGAGCAGCAGTACTTCTTGGGCAATTAATTTAACACCCAACAGTAACAACGTTATCAATGGACAAATACCCGGTATTTATAGTGAGATCAATTTCTCAACTTACGATAGGAACTGGATAAACGATATAAAGTTACCGCCAAACGCCCAAATAGGAACAACTATCCGTATATCATCGAATACAACTGCACCTAGTGCTATTCGGGGCGTTTTTACTGGAATTTCTGGACTTACCAAAGACGTTTCTATTCCTTTGTTAGAAGGACAAAGTTATCTTTTTACGAAACGATCAGGTGATTGGGATATACACGGTGATACCGTTGTAAGGTGGAGTCCTAATAGCATAGGAAGTCAGTTACCCGTAACTGATGCGACCATTATTATTTATTTTGTATCTAATCATAATTGGACATCATCCATATCGTTTCCCGCTAGTGCGCCAAAAGATGCCTTATTAATCGTTGCATCACAAGCGTACTGGGATTCGAGTTTCAATGACACAGGCGTTTTAGTAAATGCAAATCGTCATGCGATTAAATATCGGGATCTATATATGTATCAATATGATACCGATGAAGAGAAATGGTCTTTAGTGATTGCTCCTGTTCGTTCGCTTGCGCCAAATGCTTTATTGAACGGTCACGAAATACCACGCCCTACAAGCCCTTTAACGGTGCTTTCTCTTGGAGATGGCAGTTGGACGGGGCGAACCACGCTCCCTACGCAGGCTTTTGATCGAGATCGCGTTCGCATTACGTCAACAGCCACATGGCAGTCTCAGATAAGTCACCAAGGAGTTGAGGACAATATAGGGTCACTGTCTGTCAATAGAGGTGATGTTTATGAGTTTATGTATGCTGGCAACGAGCAAGAGTGGAAATTATTAAAAAGCCCGGTCACTCGTTACTTAGTGAGAGATTTGCCTTATGGCAGCATCCCTCCTCTTATTACACCAAACATGCGTGTTTCTGCTTACAACGATAACTGGAGACCTGTCGTGCGCTTAAGTCGCCATGCGACCAATGGTGACAGAATAACCATTGCCAGCGACGCTAATTTAGAATTTAAAGTGACCGCAAGCGACTCACCGCTATTAGGGGAAGTCTTTGTTAATCGAGGTGATGAAATACAGTTCTTAAGAACTGATAACCGTTGGGTGCGAGCCACTGAGACTATTTCTATGTTGCTGGCTTATAGCGATGCTGTTGCCAATAGTCTCGGTGAAAATGGCGCGCGAGCCAGGATGTATGAAAGTTTTAGGTTAACGAATGCTGCGCTTCGCAATTCAAACGTAAATGCTAGATTAAAACTCGCTGGCATTATAAAAATGACAGTACCCGGTAACGATGCTGGCAATGTTGTTTACAACATGGCTAGAAGTGAATCTGAGATGTTACGCGTTAGACTAGAGCTTGAAGCAGATTCTGTATTTTATCTGGGCGTACAAACTGGCGCCTGTGGGCTTGCTTATCGAAATCACAATGCACTTTCATACTATGGTAAAGATTATCATAGAAATTACATGGTAGCTCTTGGCAGGCTCGGGTGTGGTACGAGCGTAATGCGACATGAGTTTGGTCATAACATGGGATTAGAACATTGTAATGGCGGGCAAAATGGCTACGGCCATGGATACAAGGGGAGTGTTATGTGTGGAAACCGTGCACCTTACTACTCTTCCCCAAATTTTTACAATGATTTACTTCTACCTCGTGGCATAGAAAATCAGCATGATGCTGTTAGAGTTATCAATGAAAATGCACCGGTTGTTTCTAATTTCTTTCAGGAATAA
- a CDS encoding zinc-dependent metalloprotease family protein: MKTFPNLLQQVGLTFLLLLISTTSWAINLTPNSDIVTNGQIPGTYSDIYFTTYNGNWTRDIKLPKDAEIGTTIRISSNAASRSFIQGVFTGLAKDVSIPLLQGQTYLFAKRTNDWGIYGDTVVRWNPNSIDAQLPTTDATIILYSIANNNWAPSISFPASAPNNALLIVKSHASRNSSFSDTGVLAYANHYAVKNRDSYIYQYNTEDSKWFPILTPAHYLTPDTLLNSHQLPRPTSPLMVLSLSDSSWTRRITLPAQAFDRDRIRITSTGALQSEINHQGVEDNVGSLLVNSGDVYEFMYVESDQEWKLIKSPVTHHSVKSLFSRGIPSSITPNTHVTVHNRNWNSEVRLSRHATNGDRVTITSGADLEFEVTSSDSPLLGAVSVSSGEEIQFLRAENRWVRATETISMLLVYSDAVANSLGENGARARMYESFRLTNTTLHNSKANARLKLAGIVKMTISGNSSNAVLGNMPDRNSEVQTTRAELSADAVYYVGTQTGVCGRAYVNDNIAAFYNVHRYHMVAVGKLGCGTTVMRHEFGHNMGLEHCRGGQNGYGHGYKESAMCRNSAPYYSTPSLYDDLLRPRGIENQHDAVRVINQNTPYAANFY, encoded by the coding sequence ATGAAAACATTTCCAAATCTCCTGCAACAAGTGGGATTAACGTTTCTGCTCTTGTTAATCAGCACTACTTCTTGGGCGATTAATTTAACACCTAATAGCGACATCGTGACCAATGGACAAATACCCGGTACCTATAGTGATATCTATTTCACAACCTATAATGGGAACTGGACAAGGGATATAAAATTGCCTAAAGATGCTGAAATAGGCACAACCATCCGTATATCATCAAATGCAGCATCTCGCAGTTTTATTCAAGGGGTTTTCACTGGACTCGCCAAAGATGTTTCTATTCCTTTACTACAGGGGCAAACATATCTATTTGCGAAGCGAACAAATGATTGGGGAATATACGGTGATACCGTTGTAAGGTGGAACCCTAATAGCATAGATGCACAATTACCAACAACTGATGCAACCATTATTCTTTATAGTATCGCCAATAATAATTGGGCACCTTCTATATCATTTCCTGCTAGCGCTCCAAACAATGCACTGTTAATTGTTAAATCTCACGCATCTCGGAATTCGAGTTTCAGTGACACAGGCGTTTTAGCATATGCAAACCATTATGCAGTTAAAAACAGAGATTCATATATATATCAATACAATACAGAAGATAGTAAATGGTTTCCAATTCTAACACCTGCTCATTATCTTACGCCGGATACTTTATTGAACAGCCATCAATTACCACGTCCTACAAGCCCTCTAATGGTACTTTCTCTTAGCGATAGCAGTTGGACAAGGCGCATCACTCTACCCGCACAAGCCTTTGATCGAGATCGCATTCGCATTACGTCAACAGGCGCATTGCAGTCTGAAATCAATCACCAAGGGGTTGAAGACAATGTAGGGTCGCTGCTTGTCAATAGCGGTGATGTTTATGAATTTATGTATGTTGAAAGCGACCAGGAGTGGAAATTAATAAAAAGCCCAGTCACTCATCACTCGGTTAAAAGCCTATTTAGTAGAGGTATCCCTTCAAGTATTACACCGAACACGCATGTTACTGTTCACAATAGGAACTGGAATTCTGAAGTGCGTTTAAGTCGCCATGCTACCAATGGTGATAGAGTAACTATTACTAGCGGCGCTGATTTAGAATTTGAAGTGACTTCAAGCGACTCACCGTTATTAGGGGCAGTCTCTGTTAGTAGCGGTGAAGAAATTCAGTTCCTAAGGGCTGAAAACCGTTGGGTGCGAGCCACTGAGACTATTTCTATGTTACTGGTTTATAGTGACGCTGTTGCCAATAGTCTTGGTGAAAATGGTGCGCGCGCTAGAATGTATGAGAGTTTTAGGTTAACGAATACTACGCTTCACAATTCCAAAGCAAATGCTAGGTTAAAGTTGGCTGGTATTGTAAAAATGACAATCTCTGGTAACAGTAGTAACGCAGTTCTTGGCAATATGCCTGATAGGAACTCTGAAGTACAAACCACTAGAGCAGAGCTTAGTGCAGATGCTGTATATTATGTGGGCACACAAACTGGCGTCTGTGGACGTGCTTATGTAAATGATAATATCGCTGCATTTTATAATGTACATAGATATCATATGGTTGCTGTTGGTAAGCTAGGATGCGGCACTACCGTAATGCGGCATGAGTTCGGTCATAATATGGGATTAGAACATTGTCGTGGTGGGCAAAATGGCTATGGTCATGGATACAAAGAGAGTGCTATGTGTAGGAACAGTGCACCCTATTATTCTACTCCAAGTCTTTACGATGATTTGCTTCGACCTCGCGGTATAGAAAATCAGCATGATGCTGTTAGAGTCATCAATCAAAATACGCCGTATGCTGCTAACTTCTATTAG
- the cpaB gene encoding metalloprotease secretion chaperone CpaB, protein MTNLKILLLVAASITIIGSQLLLNQQPVKTKAQAIEPTIEPTAINIDLNDSDIIDLPTKENVISNNDPERKKILDPDASSINAPQKEQIRAETRLVLLQNDRPDVYISDQDMQLGLSQKTLWKPINKEDAVSQLTYPLPQEKIDDGRQFIGFQPFRLEVTLVGETFELQLPNATTPTLRAEVTERTVLDGIIHWRGFFPDDNKKFHEFSFTQALSDNYVVGNVYFSGGSYTIEAKDNIGWIAPQENDLHNTKDSIQPPNPDKH, encoded by the coding sequence ATGACAAATCTTAAAATCCTTCTTTTAGTGGCTGCGAGCATTACCATTATTGGCAGTCAATTATTACTAAACCAACAACCTGTGAAAACAAAAGCTCAAGCAATAGAGCCTACAATAGAACCAACAGCCATAAACATTGATTTAAATGATAGCGATATCATTGATCTACCGACAAAAGAAAACGTCATTTCAAACAATGACCCCGAAAGAAAAAAAATACTCGACCCTGACGCTAGCAGTATAAACGCACCACAAAAAGAACAAATACGTGCCGAGACACGTTTAGTATTATTACAAAACGATCGCCCCGACGTATATATATCAGATCAAGATATGCAGCTAGGTTTATCTCAAAAAACGCTATGGAAACCAATCAATAAAGAAGATGCAGTTAGCCAACTCACTTACCCATTACCCCAAGAAAAAATCGATGATGGAAGACAATTCATTGGTTTTCAGCCTTTTCGGTTAGAAGTCACCTTAGTGGGTGAAACGTTTGAATTGCAATTACCCAACGCAACGACCCCTACATTACGCGCTGAAGTGACTGAAAGAACAGTGCTTGATGGTATTATTCATTGGAGAGGATTTTTTCCTGATGACAATAAAAAATTTCATGAATTTAGTTTCACTCAAGCGTTAAGTGATAATTATGTAGTTGGAAATGTTTATTTTTCTGGCGGATCTTATACTATTGAAGCTAAAGACAATATTGGTTGGATTGCGCCCCAAGAAAATGATCTGCATAATACTAAAGATTCTATACAACCACCAAATCCAGACAAGCATTAA
- a CDS encoding MFS transporter → MTGQLPYWRLSGFYFFYFASLGTLLPYWGLYLDQRGFSAFQIGTLFAILSATKLVAPYLWGQLADRLGRRMMVIRLGALLAALAFPWVLFADLFWQMLLLIVLFSFFWNAILPQFEAVTFSYLGNNSFQYSRIRLWGSLGFIVAVTLLAQALNYFDLEVIPIAVSLVIVLILVAALYVKEPIKALVVQENSGKEFTSKESTDKLLTATAVGDSIQTIIKKPAVMALLAVCFLSQFSHGTYYSFYSLYLEQLGYSKTLIGTMWSAGVVAEVIIFSQMYRLLKRFGPEKLLLAGLLLTTIRWLMIGYTAQSLYLLLAAQLLHAASFGVFHGAAIELIHRHFKGKVQGRGQAIYSSISFGAGVALGSFVAGIGWDYFSPQSVFTFSAIVAFSGTLVCWKWLKPVSAVAAG, encoded by the coding sequence ATGACCGGGCAACTTCCTTATTGGCGGTTGTCTGGCTTTTATTTTTTCTATTTCGCCAGTCTTGGCACCTTGCTTCCTTACTGGGGGCTCTATCTCGACCAGCGCGGTTTCAGCGCATTTCAAATCGGCACGCTGTTTGCCATTCTCTCTGCCACCAAACTGGTTGCGCCTTATCTGTGGGGCCAGTTAGCCGATCGGCTGGGGCGGCGAATGATGGTTATTCGCTTAGGTGCCTTGCTGGCTGCCTTGGCTTTTCCTTGGGTATTGTTTGCTGATTTATTTTGGCAAATGTTGTTGCTTATTGTTTTATTTAGCTTTTTCTGGAATGCTATTTTACCGCAATTTGAAGCGGTGACTTTTAGTTATTTAGGCAATAATAGTTTTCAATACAGCAGAATTCGTCTATGGGGTTCGCTGGGATTTATTGTTGCTGTGACGCTGCTGGCTCAGGCCTTGAATTATTTTGACTTAGAAGTGATTCCTATAGCGGTGAGCTTGGTGATTGTGCTGATTTTAGTTGCTGCGCTATATGTGAAAGAACCGATTAAAGCGCTTGTTGTTCAAGAAAATTCTGGCAAAGAATTCACATCAAAAGAATCTACCGATAAGCTATTAACAGCGACAGCAGTTGGCGATTCAATTCAAACGATTATTAAAAAACCAGCAGTAATGGCTTTGCTGGCAGTTTGTTTTTTATCGCAATTTTCCCACGGTACTTATTACAGCTTTTATAGCTTGTACCTAGAACAACTCGGTTACAGCAAAACACTCATCGGCACCATGTGGTCAGCTGGTGTGGTGGCAGAAGTGATTATATTCAGCCAGATGTATCGATTGTTAAAACGGTTTGGCCCAGAAAAATTACTGTTAGCTGGTTTGTTGCTGACTACTATTCGCTGGCTAATGATCGGCTATACCGCGCAGTCGTTGTACTTGCTACTCGCTGCGCAACTGTTACATGCGGCCAGTTTTGGTGTCTTTCACGGTGCAGCAATTGAACTGATCCATCGGCATTTCAAAGGCAAGGTGCAGGGGCGAGGGCAGGCAATCTACTCTTCAATTAGCTTTGGTGCTGGCGTTGCGCTAGGTAGTTTTGTTGCAGGCATTGGCTGGGATTATTTTTCACCACAATCGGTATTTACCTTCTCTGCCATTGTTGCATTTAGCGGCACATTGGTTTGTTGGAAGTGGTTGAAGCCGGTTTCGGCAGTGGCAGCAGGGTGA
- the aroC gene encoding chorismate synthase: MSGNSFGKLFTISTFGESHGPALGCIIDGCPPGLELTEADLQIDLDRRRPGTSRHTTQRREPDQVKILSGVFEGKTTGTPIGLLIENTDQRSKDYGNIAEQFRPAHADYCYQHKYGIRDYRGGGRSSARETAMRVAAGAVAKKYLKEKMGVEIRGYLSQLGPIKLDLKDWSAVSQNPFFCPDPEKVSELEEYMDALRKEGDSIGAKVTVIADGVPVGLGEPIFDRLDAELAHALMSINAVKAVDIGDGFAVVEQKGTEHRDEMTPEGFLSNHSGGILGGISTGQQIKASIALKPTSSLRLPGRSVDMQGNPVEVITKGRHDPCVGIRATPIAEAMMALVLIDHLLRHRAQNADVDTSAQFAIAAQAPIDSNESKGE; encoded by the coding sequence ATGTCAGGGAATAGTTTTGGAAAGCTCTTCACCATTTCTACGTTTGGTGAAAGTCATGGCCCGGCTCTGGGGTGTATTATTGACGGTTGCCCTCCGGGGTTAGAACTCACCGAGGCCGACTTGCAGATTGATCTAGATCGTCGTCGCCCAGGTACTTCACGCCATACCACGCAGCGACGTGAGCCGGATCAGGTAAAAATTCTTTCAGGTGTTTTTGAAGGTAAAACCACCGGCACACCGATTGGCCTGCTGATTGAAAATACCGATCAACGCTCAAAAGATTACGGCAATATTGCCGAGCAATTTCGTCCGGCGCATGCCGATTATTGCTACCAGCATAAATATGGTATTCGTGATTATCGCGGTGGTGGTCGTTCATCCGCCCGCGAAACGGCCATGCGAGTTGCTGCAGGTGCCGTGGCTAAAAAATATTTAAAAGAAAAAATGGGCGTTGAAATTCGCGGTTATTTATCTCAATTGGGCCCGATTAAACTGGATTTAAAAGATTGGTCTGCGGTAAGTCAAAATCCATTTTTCTGCCCAGATCCTGAAAAGGTGTCTGAGTTAGAAGAATATATGGATGCCTTGCGTAAAGAAGGTGATTCGATTGGTGCTAAAGTGACTGTGATTGCCGATGGTGTGCCGGTCGGTTTAGGCGAGCCAATTTTTGATCGATTAGATGCTGAACTGGCCCATGCATTAATGAGCATTAATGCGGTTAAAGCGGTCGATATTGGTGATGGCTTTGCAGTAGTTGAGCAAAAAGGCACCGAACACCGCGATGAAATGACACCCGAAGGTTTTTTATCAAACCACTCTGGCGGCATTTTAGGTGGTATTTCAACTGGCCAGCAAATTAAAGCCAGCATTGCTTTAAAGCCAACTTCTAGTTTGCGTCTGCCGGGTCGCTCGGTTGATATGCAAGGTAACCCGGTAGAGGTCATTACCAAAGGTCGTCACGACCCGTGTGTTGGCATTCGCGCGACACCGATTGCTGAAGCGATGATGGCACTAGTACTCATTGATCATTTGCTGCGTCATCGGGCGCAAAATGCTGACGTTGATACCTCAGCCCAATTTGCGATTGCTGCTCAAGCGCCAATTGATTCAAACGAATCTAAAGGCGAATAA
- the prmB gene encoding 50S ribosomal protein L3 N(5)-glutamine methyltransferase, with product MSFEAATLVTELETLRDYLRWSFSQFNQSDIFYGHGATSAWDEAVELLAGSLHLPRDIDGRLLDSKLTTQERKHFISLVDQRINQRLPVPYLTGRAFFCDLEFKVDSRVIVPRSPIAELIQQQFSPWLTEEPARVLDMCTGSGCIAIACAYAFPDAEVVGADISDDAMEVNAINGQRLDPEGQVRFVKSNLFSNLSGESFDLIVSNPPYVDARDLSEMPKEFHAEPEISLGSGEDGLDLTLKMLAQAPDYLNDGGLLIVEVGNSWVALDEMIPEVGLIWIDFENGGHGVFATNKEQLLAHRPRLKQLAAERA from the coding sequence TTGTCATTTGAAGCAGCAACGCTGGTTACTGAGTTAGAGACCCTGCGTGATTACCTCCGCTGGAGTTTTAGTCAATTTAATCAAAGCGATATTTTCTATGGCCATGGTGCGACCAGTGCCTGGGATGAAGCGGTAGAATTGCTGGCAGGTAGCTTGCATTTACCGCGTGATATCGATGGCCGTTTGTTAGATTCCAAGCTGACCACCCAAGAGCGTAAGCATTTTATCTCTTTGGTTGATCAGCGGATTAATCAGCGTTTGCCAGTCCCTTATTTGACTGGCCGTGCTTTCTTCTGCGATCTGGAGTTTAAGGTGGATTCCCGAGTTATTGTGCCGCGTTCACCGATTGCCGAGTTAATTCAACAGCAGTTTTCTCCTTGGTTAACCGAAGAGCCGGCCCGCGTTCTGGATATGTGTACTGGCTCGGGTTGTATTGCGATTGCTTGTGCTTATGCATTTCCAGATGCCGAAGTGGTGGGTGCTGACATCAGCGACGATGCGATGGAAGTCAATGCAATCAATGGCCAGCGACTGGATCCAGAAGGGCAGGTGCGTTTTGTTAAAAGCAATCTATTCTCCAATCTGTCAGGTGAGAGCTTTGATCTGATTGTTTCTAATCCGCCGTATGTCGATGCGCGTGATTTATCGGAAATGCCAAAAGAATTTCATGCAGAGCCAGAAATTTCATTGGGCTCGGGTGAAGATGGTTTGGACCTGACGCTGAAAATGTTGGCCCAAGCACCGGATTATCTGAACGATGGTGGTTTGTTGATTGTCGAAGTGGGTAATAGTTGGGTGGCGTTGGATGAAATGATTCCTGAAGTTGGTTTGATTTGGATTGATTTTGAAAACGGCGGCCATGGCGTATTCGCCACCAATAAAGAACAATTGTTGGCTCACCGTCCACGCTTGAAACAGTTGGCAGCTGAACGTGCATGA
- a CDS encoding glycosyltransferase: protein MANSNRQSKDERGKVIECLVRQLIVSKYRSKIDAATEDGLLVLVKDALANYFNIDEFFSALIVSMKTNFDEQIFSSPILSQEDASKFVKSACYGEESVSFTSDHALLINIFIDVIDILNSVGVGRDAGEGRASGVSIIHRIWLGKIPSEEKILIAMATNVTLCESWKNKSKFESYFWVENSRLKIFFESVLPRRVKVVLIDDLIDGFLKKHPNLKWLQARVKAFILQRRYAFATDILRLMTLYMYGGLYLDFEFRSLRLNDVGKGCGFSFFHDDIYHLPVNFSPSLIGVPGQDDKPAELFHSRETVFSSFSDSAKKVTENKFRDNIHALSFQRVENSAIYIGAPYSEHALSMLKMLEDITVSDIRLIAGRAANAKKIDSVLMPIFHSAFDRNPINFGCFRSNLMLFDGVKCYRWNSSGEVESVLSFTFKLDSRFTFGTECTARDSLFFERSNFVGFYISSMRLVKSINLSWFKRELYRSSEV from the coding sequence GTGGCTAACTCTAATCGACAAAGCAAAGATGAGAGAGGCAAGGTGATTGAATGTTTAGTTAGGCAACTTATTGTATCAAAATACAGATCTAAGATTGATGCTGCTACTGAAGATGGGCTATTAGTGTTAGTAAAAGATGCGCTGGCTAATTACTTTAATATCGATGAATTTTTTTCTGCTTTGATTGTTTCTATGAAGACCAATTTTGATGAGCAGATTTTTTCTTCGCCTATCCTATCGCAGGAAGATGCTAGTAAATTTGTAAAATCTGCTTGTTATGGTGAAGAAAGTGTAAGCTTTACTTCAGATCATGCATTGTTAATCAATATTTTCATAGATGTTATCGACATTCTTAATTCTGTTGGTGTAGGAAGAGATGCAGGTGAGGGTCGGGCTTCAGGTGTTTCAATTATCCATAGAATATGGTTAGGGAAAATACCGTCAGAGGAAAAGATTCTAATTGCAATGGCTACCAATGTTACTTTATGTGAGAGTTGGAAAAATAAATCTAAATTTGAGTCATATTTTTGGGTTGAAAATAGTAGGCTGAAGATTTTTTTTGAAAGCGTTTTGCCGCGCCGTGTTAAAGTGGTTTTGATTGATGATTTGATTGATGGGTTTTTAAAAAAACATCCTAATTTAAAGTGGTTGCAAGCTAGAGTTAAAGCATTCATTCTTCAGAGAAGATATGCGTTTGCTACAGATATATTGCGATTAATGACTCTCTATATGTATGGAGGGTTGTACTTAGATTTTGAATTTAGATCCCTTAGATTAAATGATGTAGGAAAAGGCTGTGGTTTTTCATTTTTTCACGATGACATATACCATTTACCGGTTAATTTTAGCCCTTCATTGATAGGAGTTCCAGGTCAAGATGATAAGCCTGCGGAACTCTTTCATAGCAGAGAAACCGTATTTTCATCGTTTTCTGATAGTGCAAAAAAGGTAACGGAGAACAAGTTTAGAGATAATATTCATGCATTGTCTTTTCAAAGGGTTGAAAATTCAGCTATATATATTGGTGCTCCTTATTCTGAGCATGCGCTATCAATGTTAAAGATGTTGGAAGATATCACCGTAAGTGATATTCGGTTAATTGCTGGTAGAGCGGCAAATGCTAAAAAAATAGATAGTGTATTAATGCCAATCTTCCATTCCGCCTTTGATCGAAATCCTATAAATTTTGGATGCTTTAGATCAAACTTGATGCTTTTTGATGGCGTTAAATGTTATCGCTGGAACAGTTCTGGCGAGGTTGAAAGTGTATTGTCTTTCACCTTTAAGCTAGATAGCCGCTTTACTTTCGGTACAGAATGCACGGCTCGCGATTCTTTGTTTTTTGAAAGGTCAAACTTTGTTGGGTTTTATATTTCTTCGATGAGACTTGTGAAGAGCATCAATCTCAGTTGGTTTAAGCGAGAGTTGTATCGTTCGTCTGAGGTCTAA